ATAAAAACTATTTTTAAGCAATATCCGGGGGGTTTGCAGAGCGGCCAAATGCGGGTGGCTGTAACCCACTTTCTTCGGATTCGGGGGTTCGAATCCCTCACCCCCCACCATTTTGCCCCATAGCCAAGCGGTAAGGCAACGGTTTTTGGTACCGTCATGCGTTAGTTCGAATCTAACTGGGGCAGCCATATGAAATTTCACTGCAGTTAACTTTTATTAAAAATAATTTTTATAAGAGTTGACTGATTTTTTTTGTAAAAAAGATTTTATTACTGTCTTTTTTCAAAATTATTTATAAATTAACATTAAACAAACTATTTTTTTGCATGGTTTATTAAATCCTAAATTTATATATGTAATCAAAATTACTTCTAAATATAAAAAAGTAAAAGATAAAATAAAAATAGTATTTATTGCGCATTATATTATTAAATTATTTTATTTTTTATGAATATTGTGTTTATTAAGTAATAAGAAAAATAATTTTTCTCTAATATCAACTGAACTAATATAGGTTAGCTAAATATATTAATTTTTGTTGATTTTCCAATATTAGAGTTCCTTTGTTAAAAAGTAAATTATATAGTTTCATTAAGTTAAATTTATAGACAAAAAAATTAAAATATAATCAGGTTAAAATAGTAAAACTTCGAAATTTTTATGGCTTAAAACATTATTGCTATTTTTTGTAACTAAGTACGTACTTTAAAATTAAAGTTAAATTGCAGAAATTTTATAAATAAATTTACAAAGAGCAAATTCCTTTTTATATTTTAATTTTTATTTACATAGAATTTTAATTTATTCATATACATTAACTCCCTTTCATATATATTTGTATTAATCAAGATCAAAAGTTTTCCAAGAACTAAATCAACCTAACCCTTTCATTTTCAAATCTTATATCATTTTCAGAGTTGTTATTTTTATTAAAACTTAAAAGTGTTTACATTGTTTTATTAACAGTCCTTTTTGATATTAATTTTTAACCCTATTTCTTAGCATTTGGCATTCCTTTCTATATTTTAAATATTTAAGTTTGGACAAAAGATCTAAAAAAGAATTTTCTTACTTTATTAAATTTTTTATTTGGAACTTTATAAATCATTATTTGTTTCCTTTCTATCTTTATATTTTAATAAATTTCCATTTATGTAAATTGCCTTTCGTTTGCATAAATTTATTGAATAATTATTCAGAATAATAATAAAATCATTTAAATGAAAACAAAAAGTAAAACTCTCTTAATTTTGAGTTTTACTTTTTTTTATATAATATAAATACTAATTTTTTAAAAAGAGGAAAGGAATAAAATGAAAAAATTAGAAAAAATAACTCCTTGAAATGAAGATTTTGCAAAGTGATATGTAGATGTAATTAAACAAGCTGAATTTATGGAATATGGACCAATCAAAGGAACTATATATTTTAAACCCAATTCTTTTGCTCTTTGAGAAAAAATTCAAGAAAATTTAAATAAATATTTTAAACAACATAATGTAAAAAATGTTTATTTCCCACTATTAATTCCACAAAGTTTTATAAACAAAGAAAAAGAACACGTTAAAGGTTTTGCGCCAGAATTATTAACCATTACTCACGCTGGTGAAAAGAAATTAGCAGAAGAACTTTATGTTCGTCCTACATCTGAAGTTCTCTTTGCAGATTGCTTTAAAAAAGAATTAGCTAATAATAATCAATTACCTTTAATTTATAACCAGTGGACTTCAGTTTTAAGATGAGAAAAAAACACAAATCCATTTTTAAGAACTACTGAATTTTTATGGCAAGAAGGACACACAGTTCACACCAATGCTGAAGAAGCTCAAAAATTAGCTAGAACTATGATTGAAGTTTATAAAGACTTTATAGAAAATTATCTAGCAATCCCAGTTATAGTTGGAAACAAAACAGAAAGAGAACGTTTTGCAGGAGCTGTAGAAACTTATACCGTTGAAGCTATGATGAAAGACGGAAAGGCTTTACAAAGTGGAACTTCACATTATTTAGGTCAAAATTTTTCCAAAAGCTTTGACATTATTTTTAAAAACACTAATAATGAGTTTGAAAATCCATATCAAACTTCTTGAGGAGTTTCTACAAGATTAATTGGTGGATTGATAATGACACACGGAGATGATAGAGGTGTAATTATTCCACCTAAAATTGCTCCAGTTCAAATCGACATTTTAGTGCTTTTTTCAAACAAAAATCCTATAGTTTCAAAGACAGCTCAACAAATTTTTGAGAAATTAAGAACAAAATTTACACCAAGAATTGATGCCTCAGATAATCAACCAGGTTATAAAGCATCTAGATCTGAAGTTTTAGGAACTCCATTGAGAATAGAAGTAGGTCCAAGAGATTTAGAAAAAAATCAAGTAACTTTAGTTAGACGTGATACTTTAGAAAAATATCAAGTAGATGTTGAAAAAGTGTTTGAAAAAGTAGAATTTTTGCTCGATGATATACAAAATAATTTATATAATCAAGCAAAAACAAGGTTAGTTAATAATCTTGACACCGCTTTAAATTATGAAGAATTTAAAAGCAAAATAGCACAAAATAAATTTGTTATTATTCCTTTTGAAGCAAATGAAGAAATCGAAGAACAAATACAAGCAGAAACAGGAGCTACAACACGTTGTATACCTATTAATTTAGAAATAGTTAATGAACTAAAAAAGATTAACAATAAATGTTTCTTTACTAACAAAACAACAAATAGATTTGTAATCTTCGCAAAAGCTTATTAATATTTGTTTTTTAAATTATAATATTAGTATTAAAAAGAAAGGTATTTTTAATTATGTCAACAAAAATTAAAGAAACTACAAAATCTGGAATTTTCCCAGCAATAACAAACGATAAACAAGCACTAGTTGTATTTCACCAAAAAAATTGCGGAGCTTGCATTATGCTAGAACCTGTTTTAGAAAAACTAGTTGAAAAAAAAGATGTAGTAGTTTATAAAGTAGATATTCACAATGATATGGAATACACACGTGAAGTAGGTATTCAAGGAACACCAACTATTTTAGTTTACGAATTTGGAAAATTAGTAAATACATTAGTTGGATATAGAAGTTTAGATCAACTTTTAAAAGCTTTATAAAATTTTAAGCATTAATACAAAAAAACACTTGAAATGAGGTGGCACCCTTTTCTTCAAAAAATTTTTGAGTGTTTTAATTAATTATAATTTGAAATGAATGTTTCTCTAAATTTAATGGGAGACATTCATTTTATTTTGTCTTTAATTCGTTTGTGATTGTAATAATAAATATAATTTGCAATTGCTTTGTGAAGTTGTTTAAAAGTTAAAAATTCTTTTTCGTGACCATAAAAACATTCTCTTTTTAATGTTCCAAAAAACGATTCAATAACGCTATTATCTAAACAATTTCCTTTTCGAGACATGGACTGAATTATTCCTTTTTGTTTTAATTTTTCTGAAAATTGTCTATGTTGATACTGTCAACCTTGATCACTGTGAAAAATTAAACCTTCAAGATTTTTGTGTTTGGAAAAAGCTTTTTGAAGCATTTTTCTAATTTGTTGGTTGTTAGCGCTTGTAGACAAATCTCAAGCAATAACTTCACCATTAAACATATCTAAAATTGGTGATAAATATGCTTTTCCAAATGAACCGCTAAATTCAGTTACATCTGTAGTTCATTTTTGATTTGGTTGAGTTGCGACAAAATTTCTATTTAAAATATTGTCTGCAATTTTGCCTACAGTTCCTTTGTAAGATTTGTATTTTCATCAGAACAAATTGCTTTGAGATCGAATTTTTCCATTAATCTGCGAACTTTTTTAAGTCCAATTTTATAGCCTCTATTATTAAGTTCAGCTTTTATTCTTCTTTTTCCATATCTTGCTTTATTTTCATCAAAAATAAGCTTCATTTGGCTTATAATTTCTTCATTTTTCTTGTCAAAATCTTCTTTTTTGAGTTCATAATAAAAAGTAGATATAGGAATAGAAAACTCTTTTAATACTTGAGTTAAGCGAAGATTTTTGTCAGCTTTTACTCTATTATAAATGTTTTTTATTTTTTCTTGCCTTGGTTGATTTGAGTCAAAGATCTCTACCAAGGCTTTTCACTTTTTTAGTACTTCATTTTCCTTTTTTAAAAGTTTAATTTCTTTTTCAAAGTTTTTTTTCTCTTTTTTAAAATGTTTGAGTTCTTCTTTAAGAAGTTTGAGTTCTTCATATACAGATGTTAGAGAATTAGATTGATCTTTACTATTTAAATTTTTTGAAACTTTTGAACGTTTATCATTAAGAATTTTTGATTTCATTATTGGTCTTCCTTTGTTTAATTCTAAACCACTAATCCCCGATTCTAAATATTTTTTTGTTCAAGAAGATATTTGACTTGGATTAAGATTATTTTCAAGTGAAATTTTAACAATTGGTTCACCAGCTAAAAATCTTTTAACAACACTTAATTTTTGATCTATAGTTCACTTTTTATTTCGTGGTTTTTTCTTAAGTCCTTCAACTCCTAATTTGTCATAAATTTTTTTTCAAAAATTTACTTGATTTAAAAAATTTTTCTGACTTGTATTAGCAAAATCGGGCTTTTTAATTTCAATTCCTTTTTTGTTTTTTTACACATTCTAATTTAAATTCTAATGAATATTTCATAAAAAATCCCCTTTTCTATTTTTCTAAGAAAAGGGGATCTGCTCATTTTTTTGATGTTTTTTATATTAATAACTGTAATTTACTTATTTTTTAATGTTGAAAAAAACTTTTTCACCTTTGTATTCTGCAGTAGATTGAATTGCTTCCTCAATTGCTAATAATCTGTTGTATTTTGCAATTCTATCTGTTCTAGAAAGTGAACCAGTTTTAATTTGACCTGCATTTACAGCAACAGCTAAATCCGCAATTGTTGTATCTTCAGATTCACCTGAACGGTGAGAAATTACTGAAGTAAATCCTGCTTTGTGAGCTAACTCGATTGTGTCTAATGTTTCAGAAACAGTTCCAATTTGGTTTAGTTTAATTAATATAGAATTTATAGCTTTTTTCTCGATAGCTTGTTCAAGAATTTTAGCATTTGTAACTGTTAAATCATCTCCTACTATTTGGTGTGTTTTACCAAATTGTTTAGTAAATTCAACAAAACCATCTCAGTCACTTTCAGCCAGACCATCTTCAACAGAAATTATTGGATATTTGTGGAATAAGTGTCCAAAGTATTGAATCATTTCTTCAGTGGTAAATTGAACCCTTGATCCTTCAAATCCTTCTCTTTTTTCTTCAATAGCTTTTTTAAGTTTTTTAAATGTATAAACTCCATTGTGATAAAGTTCAGAAGCAGCTGCATCTATTGCTATAGCCACAGCATTTTCACCTTCTTTTGCTGGTGTAAATCCTGCTTCTTTGATAGCTTCTACTAAAAAGTCTAAAGCTTCTTCATGAGATCTTAAATTTGGTGCAAATCCTCCTTCATCTCCTACTTGTGTTCCATGCCCAGCTTTTTTAAGTAATTTAGCTAAAGTGTGGAAAATTTTATTAGCTACTTGTAAAGCTTCCTTGAAGGTTTTTGCTCCTAGTGGCATTATCATAAATTCTTGAAAGTCTAGTGTATTTGATGCATGTTCTCCACCATTTATAACGTTCAACATAGGAACTGGTAATTGATGAGCATTTGCCCCTCCTAAATAACGATATAATGGAATTTTAAGTTCATCAGCCGCAGCTTTTGCTACTGCTAAAGATACACCTAAAATCGCATTAGCACCTAAAGCTGATTTATTTTCTGTGTTATCTAATTGAATCATCATTTTGTCTAGTTTTCTTTGATTTAAAACACAGTGTCCTTGAAGAGTTATTGCTATTTTTTTATTAATGTTATCAACGGCAGTTTGTACACCTTTTCCACCAAATCAGTTTTTTTCATAAGCTGTTCCTGAATCTCTTAGTTCTAAAGCTTCTCTAGTACCTGTTGATGCTCCAGAAGGAACGATAGCACTACCAAATCCTCCAGCTTCAGTTCAAACTTCAACTTGAACAGTTGGATTACCTCTTGAATCTAAAACTTCTCTGGCTTTAATTTTTGAAATTTTTGACATTTTCGTCTCCTTGATGCTTTTTTGTTCTTATTATATATATTTTAAAATTATATTATTTTTTATTAATTTTTAAAATAACAGTTCAAAAGAAAATGTATAAAGACACAAAAATGCTTCAAAAATGAAGGTAATTAACTTTTTCTTTGATTTTTTATAAAAAAAATACTGATTTTACAGTATTCTTTAGTTTCTTTTTTACAAACCATTTTTTTAAAAAAAGAAATAATCTAAAAAAATGGGGCAGATGACGGGGATCGAACCCGCGTATGTCGGAGCCACAACCCGATGCGTTAACCACTTCGCCACATCTGCCAAAAGTGTAATAAAATTATACTATTTTTTCACCAATTTATTAAATAATTTTCAATATTTTTTTGCTTGATGTACACAAAAAATAAAAATCTTGGACCTAAATTTGAAGAATAAAAAATATTAAAATATTTTTGCCCTTATTTTTAAAAATTTGCTATAATTTTTTGCTATCTATGATTATTTTAGAGTTACCAAACGACATTGTTAAGTTATATAAATCTTTAAAGTTAATGTATTGTGCATTAGCTTTTTATTTGGTTGAAGTAACTCAAAATACTTTCGACAAGTTCCCCATCTCTCTTCATTAGAGAAGGGGTTGCAATCCTTTATATAATGAAGTTTTAAATTAATATCAAATAATTTTTTATTTTTTTACAAAATTATTATATTGAAAGGTTTCAAATGACTAATTTTAAAAAAGAAGAAATTTTAATTTCTTTAGTTGATGTAGAAAAAGAATTTGATGGTAAAAAAATACTAAATCAAATAAATTTAGACATCAAAAAAGGTGAATTTGTCACTTTATTAGGTCCATCAGGTTCAGGAAAAACAACAATTTTAAGACTAATTGGAGGTTTTGAGTGAACCACTAGAGGAGAAATTAAATTTAATGGTGTAGATATTAAAGACATCCCGCCTCACAAAAGAGATACAGCTACAATTTTTCAAGATTATGCTCTCTTCCCTCATCTTTCTGTTAAAGGAAATATAAAATTTGGTTTAAAACTAAAAAGATATCCTTTAAATAAAGAAGAAATTAATCCATTAACTTTGAAGCGTTTAGAAGAATATAAGAAGAAATGAAGCCTAAAAGCTAAAGAAAAAATGGAAGAATTAAACAAAATTCAAACCGACTATGAAAAGCATATTGAAGATCCAAAAGTAGACTTAAAAACCAAGAAAAAATATCAAAACTGACTTGATGATTCAGATTTTAAATATTCATATTGAGAAAATTTTGTTAGTTCCAAAGTAGAGGCATTTGAAAAAAAATATCTCACAAGAAAAATAACAAAACAAGAAATGGAAAAAGAAATTTCCGAAATAATTGAACTAGTAGGTTTAAAAGGAAATGAAAACAAATCCATTCACGAACTTTCTGGAGGTATGAAGCAAAGAGTAGCTCTTGCTCGTTCTTTAGTAATTGAGCCTGAAATAGTTTTGTTGGACGAACCTCTTTCTGCTTTAGATGCTAAGATTAGACAAAAAATGCAAGTATTTTTGAAGGATATTCAACAAAAATTAGGTCTTACATTTGTTTTTGTAACTCATGATCAAGACGAAGCTTTACAACTTTCAGATCGTATTGCTGTTATTAGAAATGGAAAAATTGAGCAATATGATAAAGCCAAAAACATTTATGATTATCCGATAAATAAATGAGTTGCAAATTTTATTGGTGATTCTAATTTTTT
This Mycoplasma sp. 1654_15 DNA region includes the following protein-coding sequences:
- the proS gene encoding proline--tRNA ligase, which encodes MKKLEKITPWNEDFAKWYVDVIKQAEFMEYGPIKGTIYFKPNSFALWEKIQENLNKYFKQHNVKNVYFPLLIPQSFINKEKEHVKGFAPELLTITHAGEKKLAEELYVRPTSEVLFADCFKKELANNNQLPLIYNQWTSVLRWEKNTNPFLRTTEFLWQEGHTVHTNAEEAQKLARTMIEVYKDFIENYLAIPVIVGNKTERERFAGAVETYTVEAMMKDGKALQSGTSHYLGQNFSKSFDIIFKNTNNEFENPYQTSWGVSTRLIGGLIMTHGDDRGVIIPPKIAPVQIDILVLFSNKNPIVSKTAQQIFEKLRTKFTPRIDASDNQPGYKASRSEVLGTPLRIEVGPRDLEKNQVTLVRRDTLEKYQVDVEKVFEKVEFLLDDIQNNLYNQAKTRLVNNLDTALNYEEFKSKIAQNKFVIIPFEANEEIEEQIQAETGATTRCIPINLEIVNELKKINNKCFFTNKTTNRFVIFAKAY
- a CDS encoding thioredoxin family protein — its product is MSTKIKETTKSGIFPAITNDKQALVVFHQKNCGACIMLEPVLEKLVEKKDVVVYKVDIHNDMEYTREVGIQGTPTILVYEFGKLVNTLVGYRSLDQLLKAL
- a CDS encoding IS3 family transposase, with translation MFWWKYKSYKGTVGKIADNILNRNFVATQPNQKWTTDVTEFSGSFGKAYLSPILDMFNGEVIAWDLSTSANNQQIRKMLQKAFSKHKNLEGLIFHSDQGWQYQHRQFSEKLKQKGIIQSMSRKGNCLDNSVIESFFGTLKRECFYGHEKEFLTFKQLHKAIANYIYYYNHKRIKDKIKWMSPIKFRETFISNYN
- a CDS encoding IS3 family transposase; amino-acid sequence: MKSKILNDKRSKVSKNLNSKDQSNSLTSVYEELKLLKEELKHFKKEKKNFEKEIKLLKKENEVLKKWKALVEIFDSNQPRQEKIKNIYNRVKADKNLRLTQVLKEFSIPISTFYYELKKEDFDKKNEEIISQMKLIFDENKARYGKRRIKAELNNRGYKIGLKKVRRLMEKFDLKAICSDENTNLTKEL
- the eno gene encoding phosphopyruvate hydratase; this translates as MSKISKIKAREVLDSRGNPTVQVEVWTEAGGFGSAIVPSGASTGTREALELRDSGTAYEKNWFGGKGVQTAVDNINKKIAITLQGHCVLNQRKLDKMMIQLDNTENKSALGANAILGVSLAVAKAAADELKIPLYRYLGGANAHQLPVPMLNVINGGEHASNTLDFQEFMIMPLGAKTFKEALQVANKIFHTLAKLLKKAGHGTQVGDEGGFAPNLRSHEEALDFLVEAIKEAGFTPAKEGENAVAIAIDAAASELYHNGVYTFKKLKKAIEEKREGFEGSRVQFTTEEMIQYFGHLFHKYPIISVEDGLAESDWDGFVEFTKQFGKTHQIVGDDLTVTNAKILEQAIEKKAINSILIKLNQIGTVSETLDTIELAHKAGFTSVISHRSGESEDTTIADLAVAVNAGQIKTGSLSRTDRIAKYNRLLAIEEAIQSTAEYKGEKVFFNIKK
- a CDS encoding ABC transporter ATP-binding protein; protein product: MTNFKKEEILISLVDVEKEFDGKKILNQINLDIKKGEFVTLLGPSGSGKTTILRLIGGFEWTTRGEIKFNGVDIKDIPPHKRDTATIFQDYALFPHLSVKGNIKFGLKLKRYPLNKEEINPLTLKRLEEYKKKWSLKAKEKMEELNKIQTDYEKHIEDPKVDLKTKKKYQNWLDDSDFKYSYWENFVSSKVEAFEKKYLTRKITKQEMEKEISEIIELVGLKGNENKSIHELSGGMKQRVALARSLVIEPEIVLLDEPLSALDAKIRQKMQVFLKDIQQKLGLTFVFVTHDQDEALQLSDRIAVIRNGKIEQYDKAKNIYDYPINKWVANFIGDSNFFDVKFLGNKKVLLLDKEIPTIHSEFQINQVVDALIRPEDIDIDLHSGFFKGKVIKNSYKGSYYFVDIEVQDKVIYVETNDNYDVGQEVFLKWDLDAIHLMEKESKNES